One part of the Mycolicibacterium aromaticivorans JS19b1 = JCM 16368 genome encodes these proteins:
- a CDS encoding SCO1664 family protein codes for MTAADEASARDALRCGELTILGRIRSASNATFLCEATGPAQTDHPVHCVYKPVAGEQPLWDFPDGTLAGREVGSYLVSAALGWNIVPYTIIRDGPAGPGMVQLWVDQPGDSDDDESEGPDLVDICPPGSIPPGYLSVLRAYDYAGNDVTLVHADDTRLRRMAVFDVIVNNADRKGGHILAGIDGRVYGVDHGVSLHVQDKLRTVLWGWAGKPIDDETLAAIAGLGEQLAGPLSDQLREHITPAEVAALRRRVRILVAEPVMPAPDRHRPIPWPAF; via the coding sequence GTGACAGCCGCCGACGAGGCCTCGGCCCGCGACGCGCTGCGCTGCGGTGAGCTGACCATCCTCGGGCGGATCCGCTCGGCAAGTAATGCCACCTTCCTGTGCGAGGCGACCGGGCCCGCGCAGACCGACCATCCGGTGCACTGCGTCTACAAGCCGGTCGCCGGTGAGCAGCCCCTGTGGGATTTCCCCGACGGCACCCTGGCCGGCCGGGAAGTGGGCTCGTATCTCGTCTCCGCCGCACTCGGCTGGAACATCGTGCCGTACACCATCATTCGGGACGGACCAGCCGGTCCGGGAATGGTGCAGCTGTGGGTCGATCAGCCCGGCGACAGCGACGACGACGAATCCGAAGGACCCGACCTGGTCGACATCTGCCCGCCGGGATCCATTCCGCCGGGCTACCTTTCGGTGCTGCGCGCCTACGACTACGCGGGCAACGACGTCACGCTGGTGCATGCCGACGACACGCGGCTGCGGCGGATGGCGGTGTTCGACGTGATCGTCAACAACGCCGACCGCAAGGGCGGCCACATTCTGGCCGGCATCGACGGCCGGGTGTACGGCGTCGACCACGGGGTGTCGCTGCATGTCCAGGACAAGCTGCGTACCGTGCTCTGGGGCTGGGCCGGAAAGCCGATCGACGACGAGACGCTGGCGGCGATCGCCGGACTCGGGGAGCAGCTGGCCGGCCCGCTCAGCGACCAGCTGCGCGAACACATCACCCCGGCGGAGGTCGCGGCGTTGCGGCGGCGGGTCCGGATACTGGTCGCCGAGCCCGTGATGCCCGCACCCGATCGGCACCGGCCGATTCCCTGGCCGGCCTTCTGA
- a CDS encoding 3'(2'),5'-bisphosphate nucleotidase CysQ, with product MSMTDAALAADLAEEAGRLLLSVRDEVGFDFPPALGDAGDVRANALILRRLRAERPGDAVLSEEAYDDLKRLQADRVWIIDPLDGTREFSMPRRTDWAVHVALWQRTGGPDGTITDAAVALPAMGEVYRSDTVTTPPPPPPGPIRITASSNRPPAVLWRLRDRLDIEFLRIGSAGAKAMAVVRGDADAYIHAGGQWEWDSAAPAGVVQAAGLHATRIDGSPLRYNRPDPYLPDLLMCRAEVADLLLDAMWLAS from the coding sequence ATGAGCATGACCGACGCGGCGCTGGCCGCCGACCTCGCCGAGGAGGCGGGCCGGCTGCTGCTGTCGGTGCGTGACGAGGTCGGTTTCGACTTCCCGCCCGCGCTCGGTGACGCCGGCGACGTGCGCGCCAACGCCCTGATTCTGCGCCGGCTGCGCGCCGAGCGCCCCGGTGACGCCGTGCTCTCCGAAGAGGCCTACGACGACCTCAAGCGGCTTCAGGCCGACCGGGTGTGGATCATCGACCCGCTCGACGGCACCCGCGAATTCTCCATGCCCCGCCGCACGGACTGGGCGGTGCACGTGGCCCTCTGGCAGCGCACCGGCGGACCGGACGGCACGATCACCGACGCCGCCGTCGCGCTGCCTGCGATGGGTGAGGTGTATCGCTCGGACACCGTGACCACCCCGCCGCCACCGCCGCCCGGCCCGATTCGGATCACCGCCAGCTCCAACCGCCCGCCCGCGGTGCTGTGGCGGCTGCGGGACCGCCTCGACATCGAGTTTCTGCGGATCGGATCGGCCGGCGCCAAGGCGATGGCGGTGGTGCGCGGAGACGCCGACGCCTACATCCATGCGGGCGGTCAGTGGGAGTGGGACTCGGCCGCACCCGCCGGGGTGGTGCAGGCTGCCGGTCTGCACGCCACCCGCATTGACGGGTCGCCGCTGCGCTACAACCGGCCGGACCCCTACCTGCCCGATCTGCTGATGTGCCGGGCCGAAGTCGCCGACCTGCTACTCGACGCCATGTGGCTCGCGAGTTAG
- the mshC gene encoding cysteine--1-D-myo-inosityl 2-amino-2-deoxy-alpha-D-glucopyranoside ligase — protein MQSWSAVDIPQLPGRGPALRLYDTADGQVRPTSPGETATMYVCGITPYDATHLGHAATYLTFDLVYRVWLDGGHQVHYVQNITDVDDPLFERANRDGVDWRELGAREIQLFREDMAALRVLPPRDYVAATDAIGEVVEVVEKMLASGSAYAVDDDEYPDIYYRADATTQFGYESGYDRDTMMRLFAERGGDPDRAGKADPLDALLWRAARPDEPSWPAPFGPGRPGWHVECSAIALSRIGFGFDVQGGGSDLIFPHHEFSAAHGECVVGERRFARHYVHAGMIGWDGHKMSKSRGNLVLVSRLREHGVDPAAIRLGLLAGHYRSDRSWSDAVLDDANARLHRWRSAAALPAGPDAADVIGRLRQYLADDLDTPKALAAIDGWVTDALEYGGHDDSAPAAVAAAVDALLGVSL, from the coding sequence ATGCAGTCCTGGTCGGCCGTCGACATTCCACAGCTGCCCGGTCGTGGGCCGGCCCTGCGGTTGTACGACACGGCCGACGGCCAGGTCCGTCCGACATCGCCGGGGGAGACCGCGACGATGTACGTCTGTGGCATCACGCCCTACGACGCGACGCACCTGGGCCACGCCGCGACGTATCTGACGTTCGATCTGGTCTACCGGGTCTGGCTGGACGGCGGCCATCAGGTTCATTACGTGCAGAACATCACCGACGTCGACGACCCGCTCTTCGAACGGGCCAATCGCGACGGGGTGGACTGGCGGGAGCTGGGCGCGCGGGAGATTCAGTTGTTCCGGGAGGACATGGCCGCGTTGCGGGTACTGCCGCCGCGCGACTATGTCGCCGCCACCGACGCGATCGGCGAAGTGGTCGAGGTGGTGGAGAAGATGCTGGCGTCCGGGTCGGCGTATGCCGTCGATGACGACGAGTACCCGGATATCTATTACCGCGCGGATGCCACCACCCAGTTCGGTTATGAGTCGGGCTACGACCGCGACACGATGATGCGGCTGTTCGCCGAACGCGGCGGCGACCCGGATCGGGCGGGCAAGGCCGACCCGCTCGACGCACTGCTCTGGCGCGCCGCCCGCCCGGACGAGCCGAGCTGGCCTGCGCCGTTCGGTCCCGGCCGGCCGGGCTGGCACGTGGAATGTTCGGCGATTGCTCTGAGCCGCATCGGTTTTGGATTCGACGTGCAGGGTGGCGGCAGCGACTTGATATTCCCGCACCACGAGTTCTCCGCCGCGCACGGTGAATGTGTGGTCGGAGAGCGCCGGTTCGCACGGCACTACGTGCACGCGGGGATGATCGGCTGGGACGGGCACAAGATGTCCAAGAGCCGCGGCAATCTGGTGCTGGTGTCCCGGTTGCGCGAGCACGGTGTGGACCCGGCGGCCATCCGGTTGGGCCTGCTGGCGGGGCACTATCGCAGCGACAGGTCGTGGAGCGACGCGGTTCTCGACGATGCCAACGCCCGCCTCCACCGGTGGCGGTCAGCTGCGGCCCTGCCCGCCGGACCGGACGCCGCCGACGTCATCGGACGGCTGCGGCAGTACCTGGCTGACGACCTGGACACTCCCAAAGCCCTTGCCGCCATTGACGGTTGGGTCACCGACGCGCTGGAGTACGGTGGCCACGACGACAGCGCGCCGGCCGCGGTCGCTGCCGCGGTCGACGCGCTGCTGGGCGTGTCGCTCTAG
- a CDS encoding acyl-CoA dehydrogenase family protein, with protein sequence MNFDLTDEQELLRDTAREVFSRTYDIETRNKTVDSELGWSRDVWRQLAEIGILGLGFEPEESGQIEIIVVMTELGRRLAPEPVAAAALIPGGLIAELGSDCQRAQLDEVAAGERLLALAHTEKGLRGLDQLSTRATKTGDSWTITGRKNPVLAGDSADVLVVTATLPDGGIGAFLVDAAATTRRGYRTFDGQRGAEIDFTDAPAQPLGDGGDVSERIHHTLIRYSSALCAEAVGAMDESLRMTTEYLNARKQFGVPLKTFQTLTQRAADMYVSLELARSMNYYAAMCISDGRLDPVVAARAKLQIGRSGKHIAQESIQMHGGIGVTAEYPVAHYAARLTAIDQTLGSATDQLRFLSSQVGSYGAVAL encoded by the coding sequence ATGAACTTTGATTTGACCGACGAACAAGAACTGCTCCGCGACACCGCGCGCGAGGTGTTCTCCCGCACCTACGACATCGAGACCCGCAACAAGACGGTCGACTCCGAGCTGGGCTGGAGCCGCGACGTGTGGCGCCAGTTGGCCGAGATCGGCATCCTCGGACTGGGTTTCGAGCCCGAAGAATCCGGACAGATCGAGATCATCGTCGTGATGACCGAGCTGGGTCGCCGCCTGGCACCCGAGCCGGTCGCCGCGGCCGCGCTGATCCCGGGCGGCCTGATCGCCGAACTCGGCAGCGACTGTCAGCGCGCCCAGCTCGACGAGGTCGCCGCCGGGGAGCGGCTGCTCGCGTTGGCGCACACCGAGAAGGGCCTGCGCGGGCTCGACCAATTGTCGACGCGCGCAACCAAAACCGGGGACTCCTGGACCATCACCGGCCGCAAGAACCCGGTGCTGGCCGGCGACAGCGCCGACGTGCTGGTCGTCACCGCGACCCTGCCCGACGGTGGCATCGGCGCGTTCCTCGTCGACGCCGCGGCAACCACCCGCCGCGGCTACCGGACCTTCGACGGCCAGCGCGGTGCCGAGATCGACTTCACCGATGCCCCGGCGCAGCCGCTCGGCGACGGCGGTGATGTCAGCGAACGCATCCACCACACGCTGATCCGCTACTCCTCGGCCCTGTGCGCCGAAGCCGTCGGCGCCATGGATGAATCGCTGCGGATGACCACCGAGTACTTGAACGCACGCAAGCAGTTCGGCGTGCCGCTCAAGACGTTCCAGACGCTCACCCAGCGCGCTGCCGACATGTACGTGTCGCTCGAGCTGGCCCGCAGCATGAACTACTACGCGGCGATGTGCATCAGCGACGGCCGGCTGGACCCGGTGGTCGCGGCCCGGGCCAAGCTGCAGATCGGACGGTCGGGCAAGCACATCGCCCAGGAGTCGATCCAGATGCATGGCGGTATCGGCGTGACCGCCGAATACCCGGTGGCTCACTACGCCGCCCGCCTCACCGCGATCGACCAGACCCTCGGGTCGGCCACCGATCAGCTGCGATTCCTCAGCTCGCAGGTGGGTAGCTACGGCGCCGTCGCCCTGTAG
- a CDS encoding acyl-CoA dehydrogenase family protein, with protein sequence MKLALSDEDAKFRDELREFFTTQVPADIRERARTDSLNFPDDAITTQRILNKAGLGVPNWPVEWGGKDWTPLQRQIWADEMRMACVPEPLAFNASMVGPVIAHFGSQEIKERFLPPTANLDIWWCQGFSEPEAGSDLAGLRTVAVRDGDEYVINGQKTWTTLGQYADWIFVLARTNPDAPKKQAGISFILVEMNTPGITLRPIKLIDGSYEVNEVFFEDVRVPANQLVGEENQGWSYAKFLLSNERTGIARIGTTKLWLADVKENAAQTKVGAGSLLDDPLFAAKVAEIENELLALELTQLRVSGDEGTGKPNPASSILKLRGSQLQQAVTELAVEVAGPDALPFDGGAEIESPLWAQHAAPKYLNYRKTSIYGGSNEVQRTIISSTILGL encoded by the coding sequence GTGAAGCTGGCACTCAGTGACGAGGACGCAAAGTTCCGCGACGAACTCCGCGAGTTCTTCACCACCCAGGTCCCCGCCGACATCCGCGAACGGGCGCGCACGGACAGCCTGAACTTCCCCGATGACGCGATCACCACGCAGCGGATCCTCAACAAGGCCGGGTTGGGTGTGCCCAACTGGCCGGTGGAGTGGGGCGGTAAGGACTGGACCCCGCTGCAGCGCCAGATCTGGGCCGACGAGATGCGCATGGCGTGCGTCCCCGAGCCGCTGGCCTTCAACGCCAGCATGGTCGGACCGGTGATCGCGCACTTCGGCTCGCAGGAGATCAAGGAACGCTTCCTGCCGCCGACGGCGAACCTCGACATCTGGTGGTGCCAAGGCTTTTCCGAACCCGAAGCCGGCTCCGACCTGGCCGGGTTGCGGACCGTCGCGGTGCGCGACGGCGACGAGTACGTCATCAACGGCCAGAAAACCTGGACGACGCTCGGCCAGTACGCCGACTGGATATTCGTGCTGGCCCGCACCAACCCGGATGCCCCGAAGAAACAGGCAGGCATCTCCTTCATCCTCGTCGAGATGAACACCCCCGGCATCACCCTGCGACCGATCAAGCTGATCGACGGCAGCTACGAGGTCAACGAGGTGTTCTTCGAAGACGTCCGGGTGCCCGCCAATCAGCTTGTCGGCGAGGAGAACCAGGGCTGGAGCTACGCCAAGTTCCTGCTGTCCAACGAGCGCACCGGCATCGCCCGGATCGGCACCACCAAACTGTGGCTCGCCGACGTCAAGGAGAACGCCGCTCAGACCAAGGTCGGCGCGGGGAGCCTGCTCGATGATCCACTCTTCGCCGCCAAGGTCGCCGAGATCGAAAACGAACTGCTGGCCCTGGAACTCACGCAGCTGCGGGTCAGCGGCGACGAGGGCACGGGCAAGCCGAACCCGGCGTCGTCGATCCTGAAGCTGCGCGGCAGCCAGTTGCAGCAGGCCGTCACCGAGTTGGCCGTTGAGGTCGCCGGACCGGATGCGCTGCCGTTCGACGGCGGCGCCGAGATCGAATCCCCGCTCTGGGCGCAGCACGCCGCGCCCAAATATCTGAACTACCGCAAGACCTCGATCTACGGCGGAAGCAACGAGGTCCAGCGCACCATCATCTCCTCGACGATCCTGGGACTGTGA